One genomic region from Pseudomonas hormoni encodes:
- the dapB gene encoding 4-hydroxy-tetrahydrodipicolinate reductase, producing the protein MRRIAVMGAAGRMGKILVEAVQQRAPLTGLTAAIVRPGSTLIGVDAGELASLGRIGVPLSSHVEAVAEEFDVLIDFTLPEVMLKNLAFCRKAGKAMVIGTTGLDAAQKQLLVEAGKDIPIVFAANFSVGVNLSLKLLDMAARVLGDEADIEIIEAHHRHKIDAPSGTALRMGEVIASALDRDLQKVAVYGREGHTGARERETIGFATVRGGDVVGDHTVLFACEGERLEITHKASSRMTFAKGAVRAALWLDGREPGLYDMQDVLDLR; encoded by the coding sequence ATGCGACGTATAGCTGTGATGGGCGCTGCTGGCCGCATGGGCAAAATCCTGGTCGAAGCTGTGCAGCAACGCGCACCGCTGACCGGTCTGACAGCCGCCATCGTACGCCCTGGCAGCACGCTGATTGGTGTGGATGCCGGTGAGCTGGCTTCGTTGGGGCGTATCGGCGTGCCGCTGTCCAGTCATGTGGAAGCGGTGGCAGAAGAATTCGATGTGTTGATCGACTTCACGCTCCCGGAAGTCATGCTGAAAAACCTGGCGTTCTGCCGTAAGGCAGGCAAGGCCATGGTCATCGGCACGACCGGGCTGGACGCTGCACAGAAGCAATTGCTGGTCGAGGCGGGCAAGGACATTCCTATCGTGTTCGCGGCCAATTTCAGTGTCGGCGTGAACCTGTCGCTGAAGCTGCTCGACATGGCTGCTCGCGTGCTGGGTGATGAGGCGGACATCGAGATCATCGAGGCTCACCATCGGCACAAGATCGACGCGCCTTCGGGCACGGCCTTGCGCATGGGTGAGGTGATTGCCAGCGCGCTGGATCGTGACCTGCAGAAGGTCGCGGTCTACGGACGTGAAGGCCACACCGGTGCGCGTGAACGTGAAACGATCGGTTTTGCCACTGTTCGCGGCGGTGATGTGGTCGGTGATCACACGGTATTGTTTGCCTGTGAGGGCGAGCGCCTCGAAATCACGCACAAGGCGTCGAGTCGCATGACTTTCGCCAAGGGCGCGGTGCGTGCGGCGTTGTGGCTGGACGGTCGCGAGCCTGGCCTCTACGACATGCAAGACGTGCTCGACCTGCGTTAA
- the carA gene encoding glutamine-hydrolyzing carbamoyl-phosphate synthase small subunit, whose translation MTKPAILALADGSIFRGEAIGADGQTVGEVVFNTAMTGYQEILTDPSYAQQIVTLTYPHIGNTGTTPEDAESDRVWSAGLVIRDLPLVASNWRNTMSLSDYLKANNVVAIAGIDTRRLTRILREKGAQNGCIMAGDNISEEAAIAAAQGFPGLKGMDLAKVVSTKETYEWRSTVWDLKTDSHATIDASELPYHVVAYDYGVKLNILRMLVERGCRVTVVPAQTPAADVLAMKPDGVFLSNGPGDPEPCDYAIQAIKDVLETEIPVFGICLGHQLLALASGAKTLKMGHGHHGANHPVQDLDSGVVMITSQNHGFAVDEATLPANVRAIHKSLFDGTLQGIERTDKSAFSFQGHPEASPGPNDVAPLFDRFINEMAKRR comes from the coding sequence TTGACTAAGCCAGCCATACTCGCCCTTGCTGATGGCAGCATTTTTCGCGGCGAAGCCATTGGAGCCGACGGTCAAACCGTTGGTGAGGTGGTGTTTAACACCGCAATGACCGGCTATCAGGAAATCCTTACCGATCCTTCCTACGCCCAACAGATCGTTACCCTGACTTACCCGCACATCGGCAACACCGGCACCACGCCGGAAGACGCCGAGTCCGACCGCGTCTGGTCCGCTGGCCTGGTTATCCGTGACCTGCCACTGGTTGCGAGCAACTGGCGTAACACGATGTCCCTGTCCGATTACCTGAAAGCCAATAACGTTGTGGCCATCGCCGGTATCGACACCCGCCGCCTGACGCGCATCCTGCGTGAAAAAGGCGCGCAGAACGGCTGCATCATGGCCGGTGACAACATTTCCGAAGAAGCGGCCATCGCCGCGGCTCAAGGCTTCCCTGGCCTCAAAGGCATGGACCTGGCGAAAGTCGTCAGCACCAAAGAAACCTACGAATGGCGCTCGACTGTCTGGGACTTGAAAACCGACAGCCATGCGACCATCGACGCCTCCGAGCTGCCGTACCACGTGGTTGCCTACGACTACGGCGTCAAGCTGAACATCCTGCGCATGCTGGTCGAGCGCGGTTGCCGCGTCACCGTGGTGCCGGCTCAAACGCCTGCCGCTGACGTGCTGGCGATGAAACCGGACGGCGTGTTTCTGTCCAACGGCCCTGGCGACCCGGAGCCTTGCGACTACGCGATCCAGGCGATCAAGGATGTGCTGGAAACCGAGATTCCGGTCTTCGGTATCTGCCTCGGTCACCAACTGCTGGCCCTGGCCTCCGGCGCCAAGACCCTGAAAATGGGTCACGGCCACCACGGTGCCAACCACCCGGTCCAGGATCTGGACAGCGGTGTGGTGATGATCACCAGCCAGAACCACGGTTTTGCGGTAGACGAAGCGACCCTGCCAGCCAACGTTCGCGCGATTCACAAATCGCTGTTCGACGGCACACTGCAAGGCATCGAGCGCACCGACAAGAGCGCCTTCAGCTTCCAGGGTCACCCGGAAGCCAGCCCTGGCCCGAACGACGTAGCGCCACTGTTCGATCGCTTCATCAACGAAATGGCCAAGCGACGCTGA
- the carB gene encoding carbamoyl-phosphate synthase large subunit, translating to MPKRTDIKSILILGAGPIVIGQACEFDYSGAQACKALREEGYRVILVNSNPATIMTDPDMADATYIEPIKWQTVAKIIEKERPDALLPTMGGQTALNCALDLEREGVLEKFGVEMIGANADTIDKAEDRSRFDKAMKSIGLDCPRSGIAHSMEEANAVLERLGFPCIIRPSFTMGGTGGGIAYNREEFEEICARGLDLSPTKELLIDESLIGWKEYEMEVVRDKKDNCIIVCSIENFDPMGVHTGDSITVAPAQTLTDKEYQIMRNASLAVLREIGVETGGSNVQFGICPDTGRMVVIEMNPRVSRSSALASKATGFPIARIAAKLAIGYTLDELSNEITGGATPASFEPSIDYVVTKLPRFAFEKFPKADARLTTQMKSVGEVMAIGRTFQESLQKALRGLEVGVCGLDEKVDLSNPESMSVLKRELTVPGAERIWYVADAFRAGLSVEDIFGMNMIDPWFLVQIEDLIKEEEKVKTLGLASIDRDVMFRLKRKGFSDMRLAKLLGVTEKALRRHRHKLEVYPVYKRVDTCAAEFATDTAYLYSTYEEECEAAPSGRDKIMILGGGPNRIGQGIEFDYCCVHAALALRDDGYETIMVNCNPETVSTDYDTSDRLYFEPVTLEDVLEIVRVEKPKGVIVQYGGQTPLKLARALEEAGVPIIGTSPDAIDRAEDRERFQQMVERLNLRQPPNATVRSEDEAIRAAAKIGYPLVVRPSYVLGGRAMEIVYEEEELKRYLRDAVKVSNDSPVLLDHFLNCAIEMDVDAVCDGTDVVIGAIMQHIEQAGVHSGDSACSLPPYSLPAHIQDEMREQVKKMALELGVVGLMNVQLALQGEDIYVIEVNPRASRTVPFVSKCIGVSLAMIAARVMAGKTLKEIGFTKEIIPNFYSVKEAVFPFAKFPGVDPILGPEMKSTGEVMGVGDTFGEAFAKAQMGASEVLPTGGTAFISVRDDDKPLVAGVARDLINLGFEVVATAGTAKLIEAAGLKVRRVNKVTEGRPHVVDMIKNDEVTLIINTTEGRQSIADSYSIRRNALQHKIYCTTTIAAGEAICEALKFGPEKTVRRLQDLHAGLKA from the coding sequence ATGCCAAAACGTACAGACATTAAAAGCATCCTGATTCTCGGCGCTGGCCCGATCGTTATCGGCCAGGCCTGCGAATTCGACTACTCCGGCGCCCAGGCCTGCAAAGCCCTGCGCGAGGAGGGTTACCGCGTCATCCTGGTGAACTCCAACCCGGCGACCATCATGACCGACCCGGACATGGCCGACGCCACGTACATCGAGCCGATCAAGTGGCAGACCGTTGCCAAGATCATCGAAAAAGAGCGTCCGGACGCGCTGCTGCCGACCATGGGTGGCCAGACCGCTCTGAACTGCGCACTGGACCTGGAGCGCGAAGGCGTTCTGGAGAAGTTCGGCGTAGAGATGATCGGCGCCAACGCTGACACCATCGACAAGGCTGAAGACCGTTCGCGCTTCGACAAGGCGATGAAATCCATTGGCCTGGACTGCCCGCGTTCGGGTATCGCCCACAGCATGGAAGAGGCCAACGCGGTTCTTGAGCGTCTGGGCTTCCCGTGCATCATCCGTCCGTCCTTCACCATGGGCGGCACCGGTGGCGGTATCGCTTACAACCGTGAAGAATTCGAAGAAATCTGCGCCCGTGGTCTGGACCTGTCGCCAACCAAAGAGCTGCTGATCGACGAATCCCTGATCGGTTGGAAAGAATACGAGATGGAGGTTGTCCGCGATAAGAAGGACAACTGCATCATCGTTTGCTCCATCGAAAACTTTGACCCGATGGGCGTGCACACCGGTGACTCGATCACTGTTGCGCCAGCACAGACCCTGACGGACAAGGAATACCAGATCATGCGTAACGCCTCATTGGCGGTACTGCGTGAGATCGGCGTGGAAACCGGCGGCTCCAACGTTCAGTTTGGCATCTGCCCGGACACTGGCCGCATGGTCGTGATCGAGATGAACCCGCGTGTTTCCCGCTCTTCGGCACTGGCCTCGAAAGCCACTGGTTTCCCGATTGCGCGTATCGCTGCCAAGCTGGCGATCGGCTACACCCTCGACGAACTGTCGAACGAAATCACCGGCGGCGCTACTCCTGCGTCCTTCGAGCCGTCCATCGACTACGTCGTGACCAAGCTGCCACGTTTTGCCTTCGAGAAATTCCCGAAGGCCGACGCACGCCTGACCACTCAAATGAAGTCGGTCGGTGAAGTCATGGCCATCGGCCGGACCTTCCAGGAATCCCTGCAGAAAGCCCTGCGCGGCCTGGAAGTGGGCGTTTGCGGTCTGGACGAGAAGGTTGATCTGAGCAACCCGGAAAGCATGAGCGTGCTCAAGCGCGAACTGACCGTTCCGGGCGCCGAGCGTATCTGGTACGTGGCTGACGCCTTCCGCGCCGGCCTGTCGGTCGAAGACATCTTCGGCATGAACATGATTGATCCGTGGTTCCTGGTGCAGATCGAAGATCTGATCAAGGAAGAAGAGAAGGTCAAGACCCTGGGTCTGGCCAGCATCGACCGCGACGTGATGTTCCGCCTCAAGCGCAAAGGCTTCTCCGACATGCGTCTGGCCAAGCTGCTGGGCGTGACCGAGAAGGCCCTGCGTCGTCACCGTCACAAGCTCGAGGTTTACCCGGTCTACAAGCGCGTTGACACCTGCGCAGCCGAGTTCGCCACCGACACCGCTTACCTCTACTCGACGTACGAGGAAGAGTGCGAAGCCGCACCGTCGGGTCGCGACAAGATCATGATCCTCGGCGGCGGTCCAAACCGTATCGGCCAGGGCATCGAGTTCGACTACTGCTGCGTACACGCGGCACTGGCCCTGCGCGATGACGGTTACGAGACCATCATGGTCAACTGCAACCCGGAAACCGTTTCCACCGACTACGACACCTCCGATCGCCTGTACTTCGAGCCAGTAACCCTGGAAGACGTACTGGAAATCGTCCGCGTCGAGAAGCCGAAAGGTGTGATCGTCCAGTACGGCGGCCAGACTCCATTGAAACTGGCTCGCGCTCTGGAAGAAGCCGGTGTGCCGATCATCGGCACCAGCCCTGACGCCATCGACCGTGCCGAAGACCGTGAGCGTTTCCAGCAGATGGTTGAGCGCCTGAACCTGCGTCAGCCGCCAAACGCCACCGTGCGTAGCGAAGACGAAGCGATTCGTGCCGCTGCCAAGATCGGTTACCCGCTGGTGGTGCGTCCGTCCTACGTACTGGGCGGTCGTGCGATGGAAATCGTTTACGAAGAAGAAGAACTCAAGCGCTACCTGCGTGACGCGGTGAAAGTGTCCAACGACAGCCCGGTGCTGCTCGACCACTTCCTCAACTGCGCCATCGAAATGGACGTGGATGCGGTCTGCGACGGCACCGACGTGGTGATCGGCGCGATCATGCAGCACATCGAGCAGGCCGGCGTTCACTCCGGTGACTCCGCGTGCTCCCTGCCGCCGTACTCGCTGCCTGCCCACATCCAGGACGAGATGCGCGAACAGGTCAAGAAAATGGCTCTGGAACTGGGCGTAGTCGGCCTGATGAACGTTCAGTTGGCGCTGCAAGGCGAAGACATCTACGTCATCGAAGTCAACCCGCGCGCTTCCCGTACCGTACCGTTCGTGTCCAAGTGCATCGGTGTTTCCCTGGCAATGATCGCGGCACGCGTCATGGCCGGTAAAACCCTGAAAGAAATCGGCTTCACCAAAGAAATCATTCCGAACTTCTACAGCGTGAAAGAGGCGGTCTTCCCGTTCGCCAAATTCCCTGGCGTGGACCCAATCCTGGGCCCAGAGATGAAGTCCACCGGTGAAGTGATGGGCGTGGGCGACACCTTCGGCGAAGCATTCGCCAAAGCTCAAATGGGCGCCAGCGAAGTGCTGCCGACCGGCGGTACTGCGTTCATCAGCGTGCGTGACGACGACAAGCCACTGGTTGCAGGCGTGGCCCGTGATCTGATCAACTTGGGCTTCGAAGTGGTTGCCACTGCCGGTACTGCCAAGCTGATCGAAGCCGCAGGCCTGAAAGTGCGTCGTGTTAACAAGGTGACCGAAGGCCGTCCTCACGTGGTCGACATGATCAAGAATGACGAAGTCACCCTGATCATCAACACCACTGAAGGTCGCCAGTCGATCGCTGACTCGTACTCCATTCGTCGTAATGCCTTGCAGCACAAAATCTACTGCACCACCACCATTGCTGCTGGCGAAGCCATCTGCGAAGCGCTGAAGTTCGGTCCCGAGAAGACCGTGCGCCGCTTGCAGGATCTACACGCAGGATTGAAGGCATGA
- the greA gene encoding transcription elongation factor GreA, which produces MIKYPMTVQGAKALEEEHAHLTKVVRPKLSQDIGTARELGDLKENAEYHAAREQQGMVEARIRDIEGRIQNQVIIDVTTIPHTGKVIFGTTVEIANVETDERVTYHIVGEDEADFKLGKISVGSPLARALIAKEEGDVVAVKTPGGVIEYEIVEVRHI; this is translated from the coding sequence ATGATCAAGTACCCAATGACCGTCCAGGGCGCGAAAGCCCTGGAAGAAGAACACGCTCACCTGACCAAGGTCGTCCGTCCGAAGCTCAGCCAGGACATCGGCACGGCCCGCGAGTTGGGTGACTTGAAGGAAAACGCCGAGTACCACGCTGCTCGCGAGCAGCAAGGTATGGTCGAGGCGCGGATCCGTGACATCGAAGGCCGGATTCAGAATCAGGTCATCATCGACGTCACGACCATTCCTCACACCGGCAAAGTGATTTTCGGCACCACTGTTGAAATCGCCAACGTCGAGACGGATGAGCGCGTCACTTACCACATCGTGGGTGAGGATGAGGCTGACTTCAAACTCGGCAAGATTTCGGTAGGTTCGCCATTGGCCCGCGCCTTGATTGCCAAGGAAGAGGGTGATGTCGTCGCCGTGAAAACGCCTGGTGGCGTTATCGAGTACGAGATTGTCGAAGTTCGTCACATCTAA
- a CDS encoding MFS transporter, protein MLWVGGLWLLHIGLLPVLGQIGLAPLLIDEIAGMLNSLMVGFAAACVIFQALVLVQAEGLASLWRDIRGQLLMMALYACAMYVAVRVGWPDAVRWQVFSYLVLGFSGLVLVLQPVPGWSGRVREAHP, encoded by the coding sequence ATGTTGTGGGTCGGCGGCCTGTGGCTGTTACATATCGGTCTGCTGCCGGTGCTGGGCCAAATTGGCCTGGCGCCGCTGCTGATCGACGAAATTGCAGGCATGCTGAACTCGCTGATGGTGGGATTCGCCGCAGCGTGCGTGATTTTTCAGGCTTTGGTGCTGGTTCAGGCCGAGGGCCTTGCCAGTCTATGGCGCGATATTCGTGGGCAACTGCTGATGATGGCGCTGTATGCGTGCGCGATGTATGTCGCGGTGCGTGTCGGCTGGCCGGATGCGGTGCGTTGGCAGGTGTTCAGTTATCTGGTTCTGGGTTTTTCCGGGCTGGTGCTGGTACTGCAGCCAGTGCCTGGATGGAGTGGCAGGGTGCGCGAAGCACACCCTTGA
- a CDS encoding YhbY family RNA-binding protein gives MPLTQEQKKQYKSIGHHLKPVLIVADNGLTEGVLAELERALADHELIKIKLNILDRESRLASIAELCKVGKADLVQVIGKMALIYRKNFSVNKQLSNVHRFK, from the coding sequence ATGCCGCTCACTCAAGAGCAGAAGAAACAGTACAAATCCATTGGCCACCATCTGAAACCAGTTTTGATTGTGGCTGACAACGGTTTGACTGAAGGTGTGTTAGCCGAACTTGAACGCGCTTTGGCGGATCACGAGCTGATCAAAATCAAGCTCAACATCCTCGATCGCGAATCGCGCCTGGCGTCCATTGCAGAACTCTGCAAGGTCGGCAAAGCGGATCTGGTTCAGGTCATCGGCAAGATGGCACTGATTTACCGCAAGAACTTCAGCGTCAACAAGCAGCTGTCGAACGTCCATCGCTTCAAATGA
- the rlmE gene encoding 23S rRNA (uridine(2552)-2'-O)-methyltransferase RlmE: protein MARSKTSLGWLKRHVNDPYVKQAQKDGYRSRASYKLLEVQEKYKLIRPGMSVVDLGAAPGGWSQVTSRLIGGQGRLIASDILEMDSIPDVTFIQGDFTQDEVLAQILEAVGNSQVDLVISDMAPNMSGTPEVDMPKAMFLCELALDLAARILKPGGNFVIKVFQGEGFDAYVKDARQKFDKVQMIKPDSSRGSSREQYMLAWGYRGRSE, encoded by the coding sequence ATGGCGCGTTCCAAGACAAGCCTTGGTTGGCTGAAAAGACATGTCAATGATCCCTATGTGAAGCAGGCGCAGAAGGATGGTTACCGCTCGCGTGCGAGTTACAAGCTTCTGGAGGTCCAGGAGAAATACAAGCTGATCCGTCCGGGTATGAGCGTTGTCGACCTGGGTGCGGCGCCCGGCGGCTGGTCGCAGGTCACTAGTCGGCTGATCGGTGGTCAGGGGCGTCTGATCGCCTCGGACATCCTGGAAATGGACAGCATTCCGGACGTGACTTTCATCCAGGGTGACTTCACCCAAGACGAAGTGCTCGCTCAGATCCTCGAAGCCGTGGGTAATTCGCAGGTGGACCTTGTGATTTCCGATATGGCCCCCAATATGAGTGGTACGCCTGAGGTGGACATGCCAAAAGCCATGTTTCTATGTGAGCTGGCTCTTGATCTGGCGGCTCGGATACTCAAGCCGGGTGGTAATTTCGTGATCAAGGTGTTTCAGGGCGAAGGGTTTGATGCTTACGTGAAGGACGCTCGTCAGAAATTCGACAAGGTCCAGATGATCAAGCCGGACTCTTCCCGTGGCAGTTCCCGCGAGCAATACATGCTGGCTTGGGGCTACCGCGGCCGTAGTGAGTAA